A single region of the Sphingobium sp. Cam5-1 genome encodes:
- a CDS encoding SulP family inorganic anion transporter encodes MNSTSLSRYRAEWFDGASNARRDILAGMVGTFALIPEVIAFSFVAGVDPEVGLFASFIIGIVIAFAGGRPAMISGAAGSVALVAAALVSAHGLQYLLAATLLAGLLQIAFGLMKLDILMRFVSRSVRTGFVNALAILIFSAQLPQMLHVSWHSYAMIAGGLAIIYLVPRITTAIPSPLICILVLTTISIAFPMPIHTVADLGRLPSSLPSLTWPGVPLDWETLVIVLPYAIAMAAVGLLESLMTASVVDDLTETTSSKARECTGLGLANVAAGLFGGIAGCGMIGQTVGNIRYGGRGRLSTLVAGVFLLLVMVPLRPWIAQVPVAALVAIMIMVSISTFSWASIRDLARHPKVSGIVMMATVIVTVATHDLSAGVAVGVLLSGVFFAFKVTRMMEVRSHYDETTDTRTYIVSGQIFFASADIFADRFDLRDTTSMVRIDLSASHLWDITAVGALEEIVMKMRRHGIGVEVIGLNRASAILVDRLAPAVSTGRS; translated from the coding sequence ATGAACAGCACCTCTTTATCGCGCTACCGCGCTGAATGGTTCGACGGTGCCTCCAACGCCCGGCGCGATATTCTCGCCGGCATGGTCGGTACGTTCGCGCTGATCCCGGAAGTGATCGCCTTCTCCTTCGTCGCCGGCGTCGATCCGGAGGTCGGGCTGTTCGCGTCCTTCATCATCGGTATCGTCATCGCTTTTGCAGGTGGACGTCCGGCGATGATCTCTGGCGCTGCGGGATCGGTTGCGCTGGTCGCGGCGGCGCTGGTGAGCGCTCATGGACTGCAATATCTGCTCGCCGCCACCTTGCTTGCCGGATTGCTCCAGATCGCCTTCGGCCTCATGAAGCTCGATATACTCATGCGCTTCGTCTCGCGATCGGTGCGGACGGGCTTCGTGAACGCGCTCGCCATCCTCATCTTCTCCGCGCAGTTGCCGCAGATGCTGCACGTGAGCTGGCATAGCTATGCCATGATCGCGGGCGGCCTCGCGATCATCTATCTCGTTCCCCGGATCACGACTGCCATTCCCTCGCCACTCATCTGCATTCTCGTGCTCACCACGATCAGCATCGCCTTTCCCATGCCGATCCACACGGTCGCCGACCTTGGCCGCCTGCCCTCTTCCCTGCCGTCTCTCACCTGGCCCGGCGTGCCGCTCGATTGGGAGACGCTGGTGATCGTGCTTCCCTATGCGATTGCCATGGCGGCAGTAGGACTGCTTGAATCGCTGATGACAGCAAGCGTCGTGGACGACCTGACGGAAACCACAAGCTCCAAGGCGCGCGAATGCACCGGCCTGGGCCTTGCCAATGTCGCGGCGGGGCTGTTTGGCGGCATCGCCGGCTGCGGGATGATCGGGCAAACGGTCGGCAATATCCGCTATGGGGGGCGCGGGCGGCTGTCCACCCTCGTCGCCGGCGTCTTTCTTCTCCTGGTGATGGTACCGCTACGCCCATGGATCGCGCAGGTGCCCGTGGCGGCGCTGGTCGCAATCATGATCATGGTATCGATCAGCACCTTTTCCTGGGCGTCGATCCGCGACCTTGCGCGCCATCCCAAGGTATCGGGCATCGTCATGATGGCGACCGTGATCGTCACGGTCGCAACGCATGATCTTTCGGCGGGCGTGGCTGTCGGCGTGCTCCTGAGCGGCGTGTTCTTTGCCTTCAAAGTGACACGCATGATGGAAGTCAGGTCGCATTATGACGAGACGACAGACACGCGGACCTATATCGTCTCCGGTCAGATTTTCTTCGCCAGCGCAGACATATTTGCCGATCGGTTCGATTTGAGGGACACAACATCGATGGTTCGCATAGATCTGTCCGCCAGCCACTTATGGGACATCACGGCCGTTGGCGCATTGGAAGAGATCGTCATGAAAATGCGCCGTCATGGCATTGGAGTGGAAGTGATCGGTCTCAACCGGGCCAGCGCCATCCTTGTCGACAGGCTGGCGCCCGCCGTTTCGACCGGACGCTCCTAG
- a CDS encoding DUF389 domain-containing protein, translating to MEVADREGRSKLRRWWNIWVVGGVDHAAVLDQISEDSGWSGRYLFLVLISASISLLGLLMPSVAVLIGAMLLSPLMMPIIGLGFGIATLDFREVRRAATALGLGSAVAIILSVVLISLSPVQTITSEIAGRTQPTLFDLLVALLSAVAGAYALIRGRGGTVVGVAIAIALMPPLVVVGFGIATWNWTIFSGALLLFITNAVTISLTAALVARVYGFGSHLSPHHTGWQLVLFFAALGLLSVPLSAALRQIAFEALAQRQVRDTVRARFPSDARLSQVEIDYARSPIRVRAVMLTPGIVARADALIADDLQARLGRPVDIHVDQLRTSQDAGATEAAQIARASDTGRQNLDGSRHQATATLGLIVGVEPTAVRLELGDRTLTAAAAVLPGLGLEGYRALEDRARRALPDWTVLLTPPDQAVLPDVRIDQGVVDGKVLDLAAWASTRRSQELTVEGGTAAQRRAIAEGIVSRGGRARVGAAAGAIRLAWIERETSMPGEGQGDAIQVTGPRP from the coding sequence GTGGAAGTCGCTGACCGCGAAGGCAGAAGCAAGCTGCGTCGTTGGTGGAATATCTGGGTTGTGGGTGGCGTCGATCACGCGGCCGTTCTCGATCAGATAAGCGAGGACTCCGGCTGGTCGGGCCGCTATCTTTTTCTCGTCCTGATTTCCGCTTCGATTTCCCTTCTGGGTTTGTTGATGCCGTCGGTAGCGGTGCTGATCGGCGCCATGCTGCTCTCTCCCCTGATGATGCCGATCATCGGTTTGGGTTTCGGGATCGCAACGCTCGACTTCCGGGAAGTCCGGCGCGCCGCAACCGCCTTGGGCCTTGGATCGGCAGTCGCGATCATCCTTTCAGTTGTCCTGATTTCCCTCTCGCCGGTCCAGACGATCACGAGCGAAATCGCGGGCCGTACACAGCCCACTTTGTTTGATCTGCTGGTAGCCCTGCTCTCTGCCGTGGCGGGGGCCTACGCACTTATCCGGGGGCGTGGCGGCACGGTCGTAGGTGTAGCCATCGCCATCGCGCTCATGCCGCCGCTGGTCGTGGTGGGGTTCGGCATCGCCACCTGGAACTGGACCATCTTCTCAGGCGCACTGCTGCTCTTCATCACCAACGCGGTTACGATCTCGCTGACAGCCGCGCTGGTTGCGCGGGTCTATGGCTTTGGCAGTCATCTCTCGCCACATCATACCGGATGGCAGTTAGTCCTGTTTTTTGCAGCGCTTGGTCTTCTGTCTGTCCCACTGAGCGCAGCATTGAGGCAAATCGCCTTCGAAGCCCTCGCCCAGCGTCAGGTGCGCGATACCGTCCGTGCGCGCTTCCCGTCCGATGCACGCCTGAGTCAGGTCGAAATCGACTATGCGCGCTCGCCGATCCGCGTGCGCGCCGTCATGCTGACGCCGGGGATCGTTGCCCGAGCCGATGCACTGATCGCCGACGATCTCCAGGCGCGGCTGGGCCGCCCGGTGGACATCCATGTTGATCAGCTGCGCACATCCCAAGACGCGGGGGCGACAGAAGCGGCCCAGATCGCGCGGGCGAGCGATACCGGCCGCCAGAATCTCGATGGTAGCCGCCATCAGGCTACCGCCACTCTCGGCCTGATCGTGGGCGTCGAGCCAACCGCGGTGCGGCTTGAATTGGGGGATCGAACGCTGACAGCGGCCGCCGCCGTCTTGCCGGGCCTTGGTCTTGAAGGGTATCGCGCGCTCGAGGATCGTGCCCGGCGCGCGCTGCCGGATTGGACGGTGCTGCTGACGCCGCCCGATCAAGCAGTTTTGCCTGACGTGCGGATCGACCAGGGCGTCGTCGATGGCAAGGTGCTGGATCTTGCAGCATGGGCATCGACACGCAGATCGCAGGAGCTGACCGTAGAGGGAGGGACGGCCGCTCAACGCCGCGCCATAGCAGAGGGCATCGTTTCCCGAGGAGGACGTGCAAGGGTCGGGGCCGCGGCGGGAGCCATCCGGCTAGCCTGGATTGAGCGCGAGACGTCCATGCCGGGCGAGGGGCAGGGCGACGCCATCCAGGTCACCGGTCCGCGTCCCTGA
- a CDS encoding DUF983 domain-containing protein, whose amino-acid sequence MTEPQESWWPSSSIISRNLKIMSTQACGRPPPRPGSMPEEGFTPPGNGIERCPAARGDRRNNCATVSASALEAVRRGAIGRCPRCGGSWLFPRFLKPVAHCSACGQDWTPQQADDFPAYISIFVTGHLLAPLIIALTKDAGLSAGVVVAIILPLAVILMVSLLQPAKGAIIAIQWWYSMHGFKRLPGDG is encoded by the coding sequence ATGACAGAACCGCAAGAGAGCTGGTGGCCAAGTTCATCGATAATTTCGCGCAATTTGAAGATCATGTCGACGCAAGCGTGCGGTCGGCCGCCCCCACGGCCAGGGTCGATGCCTGAGGAAGGCTTCACGCCCCCAGGCAACGGCATCGAACGATGCCCGGCTGCGCGTGGAGACCGCCGGAACAATTGCGCGACGGTCTCCGCATCAGCCCTTGAAGCCGTGAGACGGGGTGCGATCGGACGATGCCCCCGTTGTGGCGGAAGCTGGCTGTTCCCGCGATTCCTCAAGCCCGTCGCGCACTGCAGCGCATGCGGTCAGGACTGGACGCCTCAACAGGCGGACGACTTTCCGGCTTATATATCGATCTTTGTGACGGGTCATCTCCTGGCGCCTCTCATCATCGCGCTGACGAAGGATGCCGGGCTCTCGGCAGGTGTGGTGGTCGCCATTATCCTGCCGCTTGCCGTCATCCTGATGGTCAGTTTGCTTCAGCCTGCCAAAGGCGCCATCATCGCAATCCAATGGTGGTATTCAATGCACGGTTTCAAACGCCTGCCGGGTGATGGCTGA
- a CDS encoding phosphoenolpyruvate carboxykinase, with protein sequence MPNLFGRTLLANLNDDPKVQRNLGTAQLIEEAVRNGEGLLAKDGPFVVATGKHTGRSAKDKFIVRNVETESSVWWGKTNVAMTPEHFANLRADFVKVMEGRTRLYVADLFGGSQPEHRVQVSVITELAWHSLFVRTLLVRPTAAELDAFLPEYTIIDLPSFRADPARHGTRSETVVAVNLTEKLILIGGTAYAGEMKKSVFGILNYLLPAKGVMPMHCSANIGPKGDTAVFFGLSGTGKTTLSADASRTLIGDDEHGWSDTAVFNFEGGCYAKMIRLSADAEPEIFATTRRFGTVLENVVIDPATREIDLDDASLAENSRGSYPIDFIPNASRDNLGPVPKNIIFLTADAYGVLPPIARLTPDQAMYHFLSGYTARVAGTEIGVTEPEATFSTCFGAPFMPRHPSVYGNLLKERIARGGVKCWLVNTGWSGGKATMEGISRMPIKATRALLNAALDGSLNNAEFREDPNFGFEVPIAVPGVDDKLLDPRGAWADPAEYDRTARELVAKFIDNFAQFEDHVDASVRSAAPTARVDA encoded by the coding sequence ATGCCCAACCTCTTCGGCCGTACCCTGCTGGCCAATCTCAACGATGATCCAAAGGTTCAGCGCAATCTCGGAACGGCGCAACTCATCGAGGAAGCAGTCCGGAACGGCGAGGGATTGCTTGCCAAGGACGGCCCGTTCGTGGTTGCGACGGGCAAGCACACCGGGCGTTCGGCGAAGGACAAGTTCATTGTCCGGAACGTGGAAACCGAAAGCAGCGTCTGGTGGGGCAAAACCAATGTAGCGATGACGCCTGAACATTTCGCCAATCTGCGCGCCGATTTCGTAAAGGTCATGGAGGGCAGGACCAGGCTTTACGTCGCGGATCTCTTCGGCGGCTCGCAGCCCGAGCACCGCGTTCAGGTGAGCGTCATCACGGAGCTCGCCTGGCACAGTCTCTTCGTGCGCACCCTGCTTGTGCGCCCTACCGCCGCAGAGCTCGACGCATTCCTGCCCGAGTACACCATCATCGACCTTCCCAGTTTCCGGGCCGATCCTGCGCGCCACGGCACGCGCAGCGAGACGGTGGTCGCCGTCAACCTGACCGAGAAGCTGATCCTCATCGGCGGGACCGCCTATGCGGGCGAGATGAAGAAATCGGTCTTTGGCATCCTCAACTACCTGCTCCCGGCCAAGGGCGTGATGCCGATGCATTGCTCGGCCAATATCGGTCCGAAGGGCGACACCGCCGTCTTTTTCGGCCTGTCGGGCACGGGCAAGACGACGCTGTCGGCTGACGCCAGCCGCACGTTGATCGGGGACGACGAGCATGGTTGGTCGGATACCGCCGTGTTCAATTTCGAGGGTGGCTGCTATGCCAAGATGATCCGTCTGTCGGCGGACGCCGAGCCGGAGATCTTCGCGACCACCCGCCGTTTTGGCACGGTGCTCGAAAATGTGGTGATTGATCCTGCCACGCGCGAGATTGACCTCGATGACGCCTCGCTCGCGGAGAACAGCCGCGGCTCCTACCCCATCGACTTCATTCCCAATGCCTCTCGGGACAATCTCGGTCCGGTGCCGAAAAACATCATCTTTCTCACTGCCGATGCCTATGGCGTGCTGCCGCCGATCGCCCGGCTGACTCCGGACCAGGCGATGTATCACTTCCTGTCAGGCTATACAGCGCGCGTCGCCGGCACCGAGATCGGCGTGACCGAGCCGGAGGCGACCTTCTCGACCTGCTTTGGAGCACCGTTCATGCCCCGGCACCCTTCTGTCTACGGCAATCTGCTCAAGGAACGGATCGCCAGGGGCGGGGTCAAATGCTGGTTGGTCAACACCGGCTGGTCAGGCGGCAAGGCGACCATGGAAGGCATCAGCCGGATGCCGATCAAGGCCACGCGCGCCCTGCTCAATGCGGCACTGGATGGCAGCCTCAATAATGCTGAATTCCGTGAGGACCCCAATTTTGGCTTCGAGGTGCCGATCGCGGTGCCCGGCGTCGATGACAAGCTGCTCGATCCGCGTGGTGCGTGGGCCGATCCTGCCGAATATGACAGAACCGCAAGAGAGCTGGTGGCCAAGTTCATCGATAATTTCGCGCAATTTGAAGATCATGTCGACGCAAGCGTGCGGTCGGCCGCCCCCACGGCCAGGGTCGATGCCTGA
- a CDS encoding helix-turn-helix domain-containing protein: protein MITSQQMRAARALLGLDQRGLAALSGVSLPTIQRMEASEGQVRSVVDTLVKVINALEAAGIEIIGENAPSSGAGRGVRLKETAAGKGPRRVPSVLFDQAEEPGSDDNAR, encoded by the coding sequence TTGATCACATCGCAGCAAATGCGTGCCGCACGCGCCCTCCTGGGCCTCGACCAGCGCGGTCTTGCTGCCCTCTCAGGCGTTTCGCTTCCAACCATCCAGCGGATGGAGGCCTCCGAGGGCCAGGTGCGGAGCGTCGTCGACACGCTGGTGAAAGTCATCAACGCGCTGGAAGCAGCCGGTATCGAGATCATCGGTGAAAATGCACCGAGCAGCGGGGCAGGACGCGGCGTACGCCTCAAGGAAACGGCCGCCGGCAAGGGGCCCCGGCGTGTCCCGTCTGTGCTGTTCGACCAGGCTGAGGAGCCGGGCAGTGACGACAATGCCCGGTGA
- a CDS encoding SulP family inorganic anion transporter: MPGDARRIAFTPKLITVLHEGYTPVDFRRDALAGLTVAIVALPLAMALAIASGASPDKGLVTAVVAGFLISLLGGSRVQIGGPTGAFVVVVFNVIAQHGLDGLVLATLMAGFILIGAGYAGLGNLVRFIPQPVITGFTAGIAVIIASSQVKDFLGLSMTQVPADFLPRWGAYFRALDSVEIGALAIGAGSLALIISLRKWAPRLPGFLIAVLAASAVVTLLHLPVETIGSRFPDLPTGLPAPALPDISLLKIQSLIPSAFTIAFLAGIEALLSAVVADGMIGSRHRSGQELVGQGVANLASALLGGLPATGAIARTATNIRAGGITPIAGMLHAVFLLLFMLFASRLMAYVPLAALAAILFMVAWGMSEHHRFIQLLRMPNGDRALLLLTFFLTVLVDLTVAIGVGVTLASLVFMMRMSRTVEIASDRQASSREDENEEIDQRVALPDGVEIFRIDGPIFFGVANELLDTLRRIGPVPQVIILRMRRVPLLDASGVATIGEIVARAAATGTQIILSGVQAQPMAMLERGALGVQSRRLIHSADLPEALRVAAAITVAPPAGRMRLH; encoded by the coding sequence ATGCCCGGTGACGCACGACGCATTGCCTTCACGCCCAAGCTGATCACGGTTCTGCACGAAGGCTATACGCCAGTGGATTTCCGCCGGGACGCCTTGGCGGGCCTGACCGTCGCTATCGTCGCATTGCCGCTTGCCATGGCGCTTGCAATTGCCAGCGGGGCCTCGCCTGACAAAGGGCTTGTGACCGCAGTCGTCGCAGGGTTCCTCATATCTCTGCTGGGCGGATCGCGCGTCCAGATCGGCGGACCGACCGGAGCTTTCGTGGTCGTCGTGTTCAACGTGATCGCGCAGCACGGGCTGGATGGACTTGTTCTGGCTACCCTGATGGCGGGATTCATTCTGATTGGAGCGGGCTACGCTGGCCTTGGCAACCTGGTGCGCTTCATTCCGCAGCCGGTCATCACCGGGTTCACTGCGGGCATCGCGGTGATCATTGCATCGAGTCAGGTCAAGGATTTCCTCGGACTGTCCATGACCCAAGTGCCGGCCGATTTCCTTCCCCGATGGGGCGCCTATTTCAGGGCGCTGGACAGCGTTGAGATCGGGGCTTTGGCCATAGGCGCGGGGTCATTGGCGCTGATCATCTCCTTGCGCAAATGGGCGCCGCGCTTGCCGGGGTTCCTGATCGCCGTTCTTGCCGCATCCGCTGTCGTGACGCTGCTGCACTTGCCGGTCGAGACAATCGGATCGCGATTTCCCGACTTGCCGACGGGATTGCCCGCTCCTGCGCTGCCCGACATTTCGCTTCTCAAGATACAGTCGCTGATACCGTCCGCGTTCACCATAGCCTTTCTGGCCGGCATCGAGGCCCTCCTGTCTGCGGTCGTCGCTGATGGCATGATCGGTTCCCGGCATCGTTCCGGCCAGGAACTGGTCGGCCAAGGTGTCGCCAATCTGGCTTCGGCGTTGCTGGGCGGGTTGCCCGCGACCGGTGCGATCGCCCGCACCGCCACCAATATCAGGGCCGGCGGCATTACGCCAATTGCCGGAATGTTGCATGCGGTATTCCTGCTGCTCTTCATGCTCTTCGCGTCCCGTCTCATGGCCTATGTGCCGCTGGCCGCGCTGGCAGCGATCCTGTTCATGGTCGCATGGGGCATGAGCGAACATCACCGGTTCATCCAGCTGCTGAGGATGCCCAACGGAGATCGCGCGCTGCTGCTGCTGACCTTCTTCCTGACGGTGCTGGTCGATTTGACCGTCGCCATTGGCGTCGGCGTGACGCTGGCCTCGCTGGTCTTCATGATGCGTATGAGCCGTACCGTCGAGATAGCGAGCGACCGGCAGGCTTCCTCGCGCGAGGATGAGAACGAGGAAATCGACCAGCGTGTGGCACTGCCAGATGGCGTCGAGATATTCCGGATCGACGGACCGATCTTCTTTGGCGTGGCCAATGAGCTGCTCGATACGCTGCGTCGCATCGGTCCTGTCCCGCAGGTCATCATTCTGCGGATGCGACGGGTTCCGCTGCTCGATGCAAGCGGTGTGGCCACGATTGGCGAGATTGTCGCCCGGGCTGCGGCGACAGGCACGCAAATCATTCTTTCCGGCGTTCAGGCCCAACCC